One Bufo gargarizans isolate SCDJY-AF-19 chromosome 3, ASM1485885v1, whole genome shotgun sequence DNA segment encodes these proteins:
- the VGLL3 gene encoding transcription cofactor vestigial-like protein 3 isoform X3, giving the protein MQEALEMAFPTKQEEDEKEQPAEMEYLNSRCVLLTYFHGDIGAVVDEHFSRALSQIRNFNPENSASKSKTVTNRESLSVSCQRTSLPPSLWTSSYQSSPPACLSGAHPDFTATATGTFSNPDPSSWSGDNGHQTIPHPPPESWHYPPTSSPYAHMHDVYMYHHHAHPHMHHHHHRHHHHPGSHLDPRYGPLLMPSMRTARIPAPQCDVAKTEPSTTTMATSAWAGAIHGTVDIVPSFGFETGNSFTA; this is encoded by the exons ATGCAGGAAGCCTTAGAGATGGCCTTTCCGACCAAGCAAGAAGAAGATGAAAAAGAACAGCCCGCAGAAATGGAATATTTGAACTCACGCTGTGTCCTCTTGACCTACTTTCATGGAGACATCGGAGCAGTCGTAGATGAACATTTCTCCAGGGCCTTGAGTCAAATAAGAAATTTCAATCCAGAAAACTCAGCCTCaaagagcaaaacagtaacaaataGAG aaagTCTGTCAGTATCCTGCCAAAGGACTAGTTTACCTCCGTCACTGTGGACAAGCTCCTATCAATCATCACCACCAGCTTGCTTGAGTGGAGCTCATCCAGACTTTACAGCTACAGCCACTGGCACTTTCTCCAACCCTGACCCTAGCAGCTGGTCTGGAGATAACGGGCACCAAACTATCCCCCATCCTCCACCAGAATCCTGGCATTATCCACCAACCAGTTCTCCATATGCACACATGCATGATGTTTACATGTATCACCACCATGCACATCCACATATGCATCACCACCATCACCGTCATCATCACCACCCTGGCTCTCATTTAGACCCACGATATGGACCTCTACTAATGCCTTCAATGCGTACAGCCAGGATTCCTGCACCGCAATGTGATGTAGCTAAAACGGAACCAAGTACAACCACAATGGCTACATCAGCTTGGGCTGGGGCAATCCATGGCACTGTGGACATCGTACCAAGTTTTGGCTTTGAGACAGGTAACAGCTTTACAGCCTAA
- the VGLL3 gene encoding transcription cofactor vestigial-like protein 3 isoform X2 has product MSCLDVMYHHQVYGMHQYLPGTAACTSAYYHHHHNQQKIVAYSKMQEALEMAFPTKQEEDEKEQPAEMEYLNSRCVLLTYFHGDIGAVVDEHFSRALSQIRNFNPENSASKSKTVTNRESLSVSCQRTSLPPSLWTSSYQSSPPACLSGAHPDFTATATGTFSNPDPSSWSGDNGHQTIPHPPPESWHYPPTSSPYAHMHDVYMYHHHAHPHMHHHHHRHHHHPGSHLDPRYGPLLMPSMRTARIPAPQCDVAKTEPSTTTMATSAWAGAIHGTVDIVPSFGFETGNSFTA; this is encoded by the exons ATGAGTTGTCTGGATGTTATGTATCATCACCAAGTGTATGGCATGCACCAGTATCTGCCTGGCACAGCAGCTTGTACATCAGCGtactaccaccaccatcataACCAGCAG AAGATTGTCGCCTACAGTAAGATGCAGGAAGCCTTAGAGATGGCCTTTCCGACCAAGCAAGAAGAAGATGAAAAAGAACAGCCCGCAGAAATGGAATATTTGAACTCACGCTGTGTCCTCTTGACCTACTTTCATGGAGACATCGGAGCAGTCGTAGATGAACATTTCTCCAGGGCCTTGAGTCAAATAAGAAATTTCAATCCAGAAAACTCAGCCTCaaagagcaaaacagtaacaaataGAG aaagTCTGTCAGTATCCTGCCAAAGGACTAGTTTACCTCCGTCACTGTGGACAAGCTCCTATCAATCATCACCACCAGCTTGCTTGAGTGGAGCTCATCCAGACTTTACAGCTACAGCCACTGGCACTTTCTCCAACCCTGACCCTAGCAGCTGGTCTGGAGATAACGGGCACCAAACTATCCCCCATCCTCCACCAGAATCCTGGCATTATCCACCAACCAGTTCTCCATATGCACACATGCATGATGTTTACATGTATCACCACCATGCACATCCACATATGCATCACCACCATCACCGTCATCATCACCACCCTGGCTCTCATTTAGACCCACGATATGGACCTCTACTAATGCCTTCAATGCGTACAGCCAGGATTCCTGCACCGCAATGTGATGTAGCTAAAACGGAACCAAGTACAACCACAATGGCTACATCAGCTTGGGCTGGGGCAATCCATGGCACTGTGGACATCGTACCAAGTTTTGGCTTTGAGACAGGTAACAGCTTTACAGCCTAA
- the VGLL3 gene encoding transcription cofactor vestigial-like protein 3 isoform X1, with translation MSCLDVMYHHQVYGMHQYLPGTAACTSAYYHHHHNQQKKIVAYSKMQEALEMAFPTKQEEDEKEQPAEMEYLNSRCVLLTYFHGDIGAVVDEHFSRALSQIRNFNPENSASKSKTVTNRESLSVSCQRTSLPPSLWTSSYQSSPPACLSGAHPDFTATATGTFSNPDPSSWSGDNGHQTIPHPPPESWHYPPTSSPYAHMHDVYMYHHHAHPHMHHHHHRHHHHPGSHLDPRYGPLLMPSMRTARIPAPQCDVAKTEPSTTTMATSAWAGAIHGTVDIVPSFGFETGNSFTA, from the exons ATGAGTTGTCTGGATGTTATGTATCATCACCAAGTGTATGGCATGCACCAGTATCTGCCTGGCACAGCAGCTTGTACATCAGCGtactaccaccaccatcataACCAGCAG AAGAAGATTGTCGCCTACAGTAAGATGCAGGAAGCCTTAGAGATGGCCTTTCCGACCAAGCAAGAAGAAGATGAAAAAGAACAGCCCGCAGAAATGGAATATTTGAACTCACGCTGTGTCCTCTTGACCTACTTTCATGGAGACATCGGAGCAGTCGTAGATGAACATTTCTCCAGGGCCTTGAGTCAAATAAGAAATTTCAATCCAGAAAACTCAGCCTCaaagagcaaaacagtaacaaataGAG aaagTCTGTCAGTATCCTGCCAAAGGACTAGTTTACCTCCGTCACTGTGGACAAGCTCCTATCAATCATCACCACCAGCTTGCTTGAGTGGAGCTCATCCAGACTTTACAGCTACAGCCACTGGCACTTTCTCCAACCCTGACCCTAGCAGCTGGTCTGGAGATAACGGGCACCAAACTATCCCCCATCCTCCACCAGAATCCTGGCATTATCCACCAACCAGTTCTCCATATGCACACATGCATGATGTTTACATGTATCACCACCATGCACATCCACATATGCATCACCACCATCACCGTCATCATCACCACCCTGGCTCTCATTTAGACCCACGATATGGACCTCTACTAATGCCTTCAATGCGTACAGCCAGGATTCCTGCACCGCAATGTGATGTAGCTAAAACGGAACCAAGTACAACCACAATGGCTACATCAGCTTGGGCTGGGGCAATCCATGGCACTGTGGACATCGTACCAAGTTTTGGCTTTGAGACAGGTAACAGCTTTACAGCCTAA